A single region of the Marmota flaviventris isolate mMarFla1 chromosome 10, mMarFla1.hap1, whole genome shotgun sequence genome encodes:
- the Ctxnd2 gene encoding cortexin domain containing 2, with amino-acid sequence MEDASPSSSVDVDKGFAIAFVVLLFLFLIVMIFRCAKLVKNPYEASSTTTETPLS; translated from the coding sequence atggaAGACGCAAGCCCGTCTAGCAGTGTCGACGTGGACAAAGGCTTTGCCATTGCATTTGTTGttcttctgtttctatttctGATAGTGATGATTTTTCGGTGTGCCAAGTTGGTGAAGAATCCGTACGAGGCAAGCTCCACAACCACAGAAACACCTCTGAGCTGA